The window taaaattatatttagcgcaatctacacaataacaaaaatgcctcgttttataatgaaatagatatcatattacagaactgattatagattgcctttagggcatacaccaattcccaacagtaTGAACCTCctcttcatatattttatcttgAAATGTGGGTACATTATGTGAACttagtttttacattttataagTGGCCAAAAAATGAAGAGCAGGTTTTTGTCCGTTGGTTAAACTAGATTATAGTGGATTCAACGAGATTTTTAAATCTGATATATCTGAAGGAAAGGGAATCCACTTGAAGTTCAGGACTGTCCACTTAGAACACTAGGAGAGAACAGCTTGTCTAAGTATGAATATGCTGGTCAATAGGTTCAGTTGCATCCCATTATTATGATAAATGGGCAGTCTAGGGGTCGGCTGGTCCTATCCGGTCTCTATTCTGAAACCGCGGTTCTGCTATCTCAACATCTTCAGAATTATCTGTTTTTCATTTCATCCTTCATATCATACAAGGAAGTTATTCTGTTGTGCTGGTTACAGGAATAGACGGAGATGGGTATGGGAGTATCAAGCAGATGATGATAATCAGATATCTGATAGTATCTTAGCAATTGATGAGATCGCCGCAGTCAGACATAACCCTTTCCTTAGTTTGGCTGTTATTATAGAACCCTCTCTGTTtgtctctgttttttttttaattgtttgaCTGAATTTGTTTATCTGATTTATGACTCCAAATGCAGACTATTAATTTAAAGTTCAGATCATAAGTTATCCTTCGATTCCACTAGAGCAACCAAATAATTCAAAGCCATTTGCTCCATTGGTGATTACTGTAAGTTCATCATTTTGTAATGCAATTCTCTACAACGTTCTTATGCATTCTTTATGTCAGATAGCTAAAAGTTATTTTGCACAGTAATCTGTCTATAATAACATACCACTGTGTAAAGGCCAAAACATACATCGTGCGATGGtagaaaagataaatattaTGTTTAGGTTCAATCATTTGGAgcatgaaaaaagaaattctatgAATATCATTACCACTGCTTTTGTTTAGGGAGAAATTCCAATATGAAACCCCAATTCCAACTCGGTCAAATGTGCAATAACTCGTCCAACGATGATGtctgcaattttatttattttctttgatgaTCTATTAGCAAATAACCCTGAGAGGGGAGTATTTCTCCTTCCCGTTTCCCTCTAGATGGGCCTCTTCTGAATCATCCAAGTTCAGGGATTTGGAGGAAGAGAAAATGATTGATGACAAAACCAAGCATAACTGACAACCATTGGGAAATCatttctattttgcagggtTCAATTGATAATGACGGTCTTGGCCCACTTTCATGGTGGGAGTGATGAATATAGACAGTTGGGTAGGTCATTTCTATATAATCATCCATCTCTCCCGACTCTCACAAACAAGAAATTTGAAGTTTTCAACAGGCAGAGCTATATCGTCGCCCTGCTGTTTTTTCCAAGCTCTTTTGGATGAAGCCAGTGGACAGTCATTCTTATGGACCTATGGTCGATCGGGACAGATTCTGCACGCTGCATTTACCAGATCTCTCCGAAGCAGGGAATATGTGCATATATTTGTTTAGTTAATAGACGAAAACTTTTCTGATTCATATTGATTAAAGGGGATAGAGTAATTGGTGTACCTGTTCACGACAGAAACCATCTCTCTCGATGATTTTTACTTAAATGGGATGCAAATGCAGCGTTGGGCCGGCACTTTATGATGTCCCCTTGTGTAAATTATATCTAATTTTTGTCGTTCAGCCCTAGAAACTGGGCAACTTACATGCAGGAAATATGAATGGTTTTTAGACTGTTAATGCAAAGAATTCTGCCTGCTCAAGCACCCATTGTTAATACTGTTACTCTTCCGTGTCCTCGATCTCTTGTTTAGATAGTCGGCAACATAGAAAACCATATCTACAAAGTAAAGGAACGCGTGAATTGTGCAAAGTGGACAGAATTTAAATGGGAAAGCGTAGTTTATGCAGACAATTCACGAGGTATCCAACTCTCAGGAGAAATTTCACACCCCATCTCATCCTCAAATATCTAAACTATATACACGGCTTAGAGGGACTGCCCAGGCTCCACTGGGGCCGAAACGGGAGGCCTCGGGGGTGGCAGTGGCGGTGGAGTCTGAGGTGGCGGAGCCAATGGAGTCACCACTGGTGCAGATTTAGGAGGCGGAAGTGATACAGGAGTTGCTGCTGGTGGAGGTGTGGTTGCTGCAGCTGTTGGAGGTGTAGCTGCTGTAGGTGGAGGTGTAGTTGGAGCTAAGGGAGGCGGTGTTGTACTTACCGGTGGCTGCACAGTGGAGGAGGGCGTTACAGAAGCAGGAGGTGGATTGGAGGGCGAGGCAGCCGGACCTTGCGCATTTGCGATTGCTAGCGAACACGTGATATAAGCTAAGACCTGGAGCCAAGGAAAGCGAGCCATTTTTATTGATATGGggaggctatgcagatgagaTTTGTATGGCATATTATATAAAGGTAGGAATGACACGATGGAGGGGTTTGAAAGGgtcattaaaaataattggTGTGTTTTGGAGGGAGAAATGTAATGCTCATACTGACAGCAACATTTTGTCTAAAAAGTCTACAATGATGGGTGATGGACAAGGGATCCTCAATTCATGAGAAAGAGCTGCTCCATCCCACCTTGCCCTATTTATCTATTATGGCTAGTGATTTGGCAACATTCGGCTTTATGAATGAGTTCATATTAATCGGGATATCATTCGTATCATCTTAACTAGAGGTTGGTGCTTGGAATTGATGTGATACCGGTGCCAATGCGTAACCTCATTTTGCTCAAACCTAACCATTGGTAAGATGTCCATGTCATTTACTAAGCAAAGGTAGGCAGAAAGCAGGATCAGGAAATCTCCTCAATTCAAATAACGATGAGATTTCCAGGGAATTCAATGTTGGGAATCAAGATCATAGATTAGAGAGGAACAAAACAGGTTGGAAAGTCGAGGAGAAATCACATGATAATGGGCTGCAAAAATTTCCAGAGATGCAGAGCCTTTCACATTTACAGATTACAGGTTGATGGTTTCAAAACTTCCAACTCAACAAATGGACGTATAACGGAAACTGTTGTGCAAGTAGGAAAAATTGGcgatacaataaaataatctGGGACGCCGGGTTATTTTGCGGCAAGCAAACTCGTTCACTTTCTTAGGATACTTGATTATTCGAAAAAGTACTTGCTGATAAGACAGGAACTTTAACCTGCGTTTCTACGGAGTTCGTTAAGTGTTCTATCGTGGACTGCCTGTGGGCT of the Punica granatum isolate Tunisia-2019 chromosome 6, ASM765513v2, whole genome shotgun sequence genome contains:
- the LOC116212177 gene encoding lysine-rich arabinogalactan protein 19-like, with translation MARFPWLQVLAYITCSLAIANAQGPAASPSNPPPASVTPSSTVQPPVSTTPPPLAPTTPPPTAATPPTAAATTPPPAATPVSLPPPKSAPVVTPLAPPPQTPPPLPPPRPPVSAPVEPGQSL